In one Anaerolineales bacterium genomic region, the following are encoded:
- the recA gene encoding recombinase RecA: protein MDEARQAALDKALGDITKRYGDGSIMRLGEAHQLRVEAIPTGSLSLDIALGVGGIPRGRITEIYGPESSGKTTICQHIVSEAQKLGGTAAYIDMEHALDPTYAARCGVDVENLLISQPDMGEQALEITETLVRSGAIDVIVIDSVAALVPRAEIEGDMGDATMGMQARLMSQALRKLSGAIKQTNTSVIFTNQLRQKIGIMFGNPETTTGGMALKFYASVRLDVRRIQSIKLGAEIIGNRTRVRVVKNKVAPPFRTAEFDIMYNEGISKAGDLLDLAAAMEIITKRGSFFNYGDLRLGQGRENAKDYLRAHKELAAEIELAVRERAASGEAALGFGAGAEEGIENEAEL, encoded by the coding sequence ATGGATGAAGCCCGCCAGGCGGCTCTGGATAAAGCCCTGGGAGATATCACCAAGCGTTATGGGGATGGCTCGATCATGCGCCTTGGGGAAGCTCACCAGCTAAGGGTGGAAGCCATACCCACCGGTTCCCTTTCCCTGGATATCGCCTTGGGCGTGGGAGGCATCCCGCGCGGCCGCATTACCGAAATCTACGGTCCGGAATCGTCCGGGAAAACCACCATCTGCCAGCATATTGTGTCAGAAGCACAAAAGCTGGGCGGCACAGCCGCGTATATTGATATGGAGCATGCCTTAGACCCAACCTATGCAGCCCGGTGCGGGGTGGATGTGGAGAACCTGCTGATCTCACAGCCCGACATGGGAGAGCAAGCGCTGGAAATAACCGAAACCCTGGTGAGATCAGGGGCCATTGACGTGATCGTTATTGATTCAGTAGCCGCCCTGGTGCCTCGAGCTGAGATCGAAGGTGATATGGGCGATGCCACGATGGGCATGCAAGCACGCTTAATGTCGCAGGCACTGCGCAAGCTCTCGGGCGCCATCAAGCAAACCAACACCTCGGTGATCTTCACCAACCAGCTACGGCAAAAAATCGGCATCATGTTCGGTAACCCCGAAACAACCACCGGTGGCATGGCATTGAAGTTTTACGCCTCGGTGAGGCTGGATGTAAGGCGCATCCAGTCGATCAAGCTGGGAGCAGAGATCATCGGCAACCGTACCCGGGTGAGGGTGGTTAAGAACAAGGTCGCTCCGCCCTTCCGTACAGCCGAATTTGACATCATGTATAACGAAGGCATCTCCAAAGCCGGAGACTTGTTGGACCTGGCAGCTGCCATGGAGATCATTACCAAGCGAGGCTCGTTCTTCAACTATGGTGATCTGCGCCTCGGTCAGGGCCGCGAGAACGCCAAGGATTACCTGCGCGCTCACAAGGAGCTGGCTGCCGAGATAGAATTGGCCGTCAGAGAACGAGCAGCCAGCGGTGAGGCAGCCTTAGGCTTCGGCGCGGGAGCTGAAGAAGGAATTGAAAACGAGGCCGAGCTGTAA
- a CDS encoding RNA-binding protein yields the protein MKELIEFIASSLVDDPTQVRVSQEQHGGKIYLKLKVAKEDMGRVIGRQGRVANAMRMLLNVSASRTGKQAYLDVEDPQ from the coding sequence ATGAAAGAGCTCATCGAATTTATTGCCTCCTCATTGGTGGATGACCCTACCCAGGTGCGCGTCAGCCAGGAGCAACATGGGGGCAAAATTTATCTGAAGCTGAAAGTTGCCAAGGAAGATATGGGGCGGGTGATTGGCAGGCAGGGACGCGTGGCAAACGCCATGCGTATGCTGCTCAACGTATCCGCTTCTCGCACAGGCAAACAGGCTTATTTGGACGTTGAAGATCCGCAATGA
- a CDS encoding signal recognition particle protein: MFENLTERLNNVFTQLRRRGKLSAADVDIAMREVRLALLEADVNYGVVKDFIARVRERSIGVEVSKALNPAQQVIKIVNEELINTLGAPERLNLAGPRPVVVMLVGLQGSGKTTAAGKLARLLRSQGERVMLVAADPYRPAAVKQLETLGEKLGVPVYFEAGVKPPDLAWRALDKGQKGGSTVLLLDTAGRSQLDNALMDELTAISKKVHPVETLLVVDSMIGQEAVNIAKGFREAISLTGLILTKMDGDARGGAAISIRSVTGVPIKYIGTGEAMDAIEVYDPNRLASRILGMGDVLGLIERAEAAFDQQQAQKDAERMMAGEFSLEDFANQLRQVRKMGPIAQVLEMLPGGMGQMARQIDPKDAEKQLKMTEAIINSMTPKERRFPDVLNASRRRRIASGSGTQVQDVNRLIKQYREAQKLFKNIKKSGMRGMPRLFG, translated from the coding sequence GTGTTTGAGAACCTGACTGAACGCTTGAATAATGTATTCACGCAGTTACGCCGCCGGGGAAAGCTCTCGGCGGCTGACGTTGATATCGCCATGCGTGAAGTCCGCCTGGCTTTGCTCGAAGCCGACGTCAATTATGGCGTGGTGAAGGATTTTATCGCCCGCGTCCGTGAGCGCTCAATCGGTGTCGAGGTTTCCAAAGCGCTCAACCCGGCTCAGCAGGTGATCAAAATTGTCAATGAGGAGCTGATCAACACCCTTGGAGCGCCTGAGCGCCTCAATCTGGCTGGGCCTCGTCCGGTGGTTGTCATGCTGGTAGGCCTGCAGGGTTCAGGCAAGACCACTGCAGCCGGCAAGCTGGCTCGCCTACTCCGCTCACAGGGTGAGCGCGTGATGCTGGTGGCGGCTGATCCTTACCGACCAGCAGCGGTCAAGCAGCTTGAAACCCTGGGTGAGAAGCTGGGCGTACCGGTATATTTTGAAGCAGGGGTGAAGCCACCCGACCTGGCATGGCGCGCCCTGGATAAAGGACAAAAAGGTGGCAGTACGGTCTTATTATTAGATACGGCAGGCCGTTCACAGCTTGATAATGCCCTCATGGATGAGCTGACTGCCATCAGCAAAAAGGTTCACCCGGTTGAAACCTTGCTGGTGGTTGACTCGATGATTGGTCAGGAAGCGGTGAATATCGCCAAGGGTTTCCGTGAAGCTATATCGCTCACTGGCTTGATCCTGACCAAGATGGACGGCGATGCCCGGGGTGGTGCGGCGATCTCCATCCGCTCCGTCACAGGTGTGCCGATCAAATATATCGGCACAGGCGAAGCCATGGATGCCATCGAAGTTTACGACCCGAACCGCCTGGCTTCCCGCATCCTGGGCATGGGAGATGTACTGGGTCTGATTGAACGGGCCGAGGCTGCCTTTGACCAGCAACAGGCTCAAAAGGATGCTGAGCGCATGATGGCTGGCGAATTCTCGCTTGAGGATTTTGCCAACCAGCTCAGGCAAGTACGAAAGATGGGGCCGATCGCCCAGGTGCTGGAAATGCTGCCTGGCGGCATGGGCCAAATGGCTCGCCAGATTGACCCTAAGGATGCCGAAAAACAGCTTAAAATGACGGAGGCCATCATTAACTCGATGACCCCCAAGGAGCGCCGCTTCCCGGACGTGCTGAATGCCAGCCGCCGCCGGCGCATTGCTAGCGGCTCTGGGACACAGGTCCAGGATGTTAACCGCCTGATCAAGCAGTACCGTGAAGCGCAGAAGCTGTTTAAAAACATTAAGAAATCTGGCATGCGTGGGATGCCACGCTTGTTTGGATAA
- a CDS encoding vitamin K epoxide reductase, which translates to MQNALMLVVTLLLALSLPGGVKASPEPGELPVVHAVLFYSPGCPYCSEVMNDTLPPLQEQYQSQLSILLVELATLKDIDNLYSLGATFGLTKEQVAVPFLLIDQTPLIGADEINTKLAGLVKQYLATGGLDTPDIPLLNEMSTNGIDFTAYDPTQPTATQVQPVANSTGMSMAWVIMVFMLLALIISIILILRAFQGKPVPPLKKWLEISIPVLSLIGLGAAIYLTYVEITHTRAMCGPVGDCNTVQSSPYAKLFGLIPIGLVGAVGYIAILVAWLWRRTRHDSFSRIAGPVMFGMALFGTLFSVYLTYLELFVIHAVCIWCLTSAVIITVLMLLSLPQITQWLAIADEEDQSVE; encoded by the coding sequence ATGCAAAATGCGTTAATGCTCGTTGTGACCCTGCTGCTGGCCCTCAGCCTGCCAGGCGGTGTAAAAGCCTCGCCTGAGCCTGGCGAACTACCCGTGGTGCATGCTGTCTTGTTTTACTCACCGGGCTGCCCATATTGCAGCGAGGTGATGAACGATACCCTCCCCCCACTGCAGGAGCAATACCAGTCACAACTGAGCATCCTGCTAGTTGAGCTTGCCACCCTGAAAGATATCGACAACCTGTATTCCCTGGGAGCAACCTTCGGCCTGACCAAGGAGCAGGTGGCCGTACCATTTCTGCTGATCGACCAGACGCCTTTGATTGGGGCGGACGAAATCAACACCAAGTTGGCTGGTCTGGTGAAGCAATACTTGGCTACAGGTGGGCTGGATACCCCGGATATACCCTTGTTGAACGAGATGTCAACTAATGGGATCGATTTCACTGCATACGACCCGACCCAGCCCACAGCGACACAGGTTCAACCCGTTGCAAATTCGACCGGTATGAGCATGGCCTGGGTGATCATGGTCTTCATGCTGCTTGCCCTGATCATATCGATTATTCTGATCTTGCGAGCCTTTCAAGGCAAGCCGGTTCCACCACTAAAAAAATGGCTCGAAATCTCTATCCCGGTGCTGAGCCTGATTGGCTTGGGGGCAGCAATTTATCTCACCTATGTGGAGATCACCCACACGCGCGCCATGTGTGGGCCAGTGGGTGATTGCAACACCGTGCAAAGCAGCCCGTATGCCAAATTGTTCGGTCTCATTCCAATCGGCCTCGTGGGGGCTGTAGGGTATATCGCCATCCTGGTTGCCTGGCTGTGGCGGCGCACCCGCCATGACTCCTTCTCTCGTATTGCCGGACCAGTCATGTTTGGGATGGCCCTGTTCGGAACACTATTTTCTGTGTACCTTACCTACCTGGAGTTATTTGTCATCCACGCAGTGTGCATCTGGTGCCTGACCTCCGCGGTCATCATCACGGTTTTAATGCTGCTCAGCTTGCCGCAGATTACCCAATGGCTGGCAATCGCCGACGAGGAGGATCAGTCCGTTGAGTGA
- a CDS encoding 30S ribosomal protein S16 has translation MVRIRLRRVGAKKQPSYRIVAADIEHPRDGRFLEILGFYNPRTQPETIELAEDRIYDWISHGAQPSESVNKLFRTSGLLDRFVRYKAGEPLEVLLAEAKTAQDARQLSRQTSQRK, from the coding sequence ATGGTACGTATTCGTTTACGCCGTGTAGGAGCAAAAAAACAGCCCAGTTACCGCATTGTCGCGGCTGACATTGAACACCCCCGCGATGGGCGGTTCCTGGAAATCCTGGGGTTCTATAATCCCCGGACCCAGCCTGAGACGATCGAGCTGGCAGAGGATCGCATCTATGACTGGATCAGCCATGGTGCCCAGCCCAGTGAATCGGTAAATAAGCTGTTCCGAACCAGCGGTTTGCTGGATCGCTTTGTGCGTTACAAAGCTGGTGAACCACTTGAGGTTTTGCTGGCAGAAGCCAAAACGGCCCAGGATGCCCGCCAGCTGAGCCGACAGACCAGCCAGCGCAAGTAA
- the rimM gene encoding 16S rRNA processing protein RimM: MTRKRSASAPLNAAGSPLPGEPAFLAVGKLRHPHGVRGEILMEVYTDFPERLRPGTLLYLEKPTGEVTLLKCRPHHQGLLLTLQGYTTPEEVGVLRNRILYVRQDDRPALEEGEYYHHELIDLRVISDGGLSLGVVTEILEAPASDVLVVRPEAGPEVLIPVNDTFIQDIDLEAGEITVHLIPGMLQEEP; encoded by the coding sequence ATGACACGCAAGCGTTCTGCTTCAGCGCCCTTGAACGCTGCAGGCTCGCCACTGCCCGGCGAGCCTGCGTTCTTAGCAGTGGGTAAGCTCCGGCACCCCCACGGGGTTCGTGGTGAGATCCTGATGGAGGTGTACACCGACTTTCCCGAGCGCCTTCGGCCAGGCACGCTTCTCTACTTGGAAAAACCTACCGGCGAGGTGACCCTGCTGAAATGCCGCCCACACCATCAAGGCCTGCTGCTCACCCTTCAAGGCTATACCACCCCGGAAGAGGTAGGTGTGCTGCGCAACCGGATCTTGTATGTGAGGCAGGATGACCGCCCGGCCTTAGAAGAAGGCGAGTATTACCATCACGAGCTGATCGACCTGCGGGTCATCAGCGATGGCGGCCTCAGCCTGGGCGTAGTGACCGAGATCCTCGAGGCACCTGCCAGTGATGTGCTGGTGGTCCGCCCTGAGGCGGGGCCGGAGGTGCTCATCCCGGTCAACGATACCTTTATACAGGATATTGACCTGGAGGCTGGTGAGATAACCGTGCACCTTATCCCCGGGATGCTCCAGGAGGAGCCATAA
- the dprA gene encoding DNA-protecting protein DprA: MVDPRLYWIGLNMVKGIGAVRFKALLDVFGSAESAWNASPEALQSAGLSQKIVASFQRFRKDVDLEQVWERIQSLGVQVLTWEDEAYPSHLKEIDQPPPVLYVRGSLQAEDEWAVAIVGTRKVTAYGRQVAEDVATVLAHSGVTVVSGLARGVDSVAHQAALNAGGRTLAVLGNGVDQVYPPENRKLAAQIMEHGALISDYALGTQPDGVNFPPRNRIISGLSLAVIIVEAGETSGALITATFAAEQGRDVFAVPGNITAPQSKGTNRLIRDGAQPLLNPQDVLEALNLTMVTEHQAARVSLPTDPVEVSLYKLLSQQPMYVDEIRMQAGMPIETVSATLAMMELKGMVRQVGGMNYVAVREETGNYEA; this comes from the coding sequence TTGGTTGACCCGCGCCTGTACTGGATAGGCCTCAACATGGTCAAGGGCATTGGTGCAGTGCGCTTCAAGGCCCTGTTGGATGTCTTCGGCTCTGCCGAATCTGCCTGGAATGCCTCCCCCGAAGCCCTGCAAAGTGCCGGGCTAAGCCAGAAAATTGTCGCATCCTTCCAGAGGTTTCGCAAGGATGTCGACCTGGAGCAAGTTTGGGAGCGCATCCAGTCTTTAGGGGTGCAGGTACTCACCTGGGAAGACGAGGCTTACCCGTCTCATCTGAAGGAGATTGACCAGCCGCCACCGGTGCTCTACGTGAGGGGTTCCCTGCAGGCGGAAGATGAATGGGCGGTTGCCATCGTTGGAACGCGCAAGGTGACGGCATATGGACGTCAGGTGGCTGAGGATGTTGCCACGGTGCTGGCGCATAGCGGTGTTACCGTGGTGAGCGGGCTGGCGCGTGGTGTTGATTCGGTGGCTCACCAGGCAGCCCTCAATGCCGGAGGACGTACCCTGGCAGTGCTGGGAAATGGTGTCGACCAGGTCTACCCACCCGAGAATCGCAAGCTGGCTGCCCAGATCATGGAACACGGTGCCCTGATAAGTGATTACGCCCTTGGCACCCAACCTGATGGGGTGAACTTCCCGCCCCGCAACCGCATCATCTCCGGGCTTTCTTTGGCAGTGATTATCGTGGAAGCCGGAGAGACTTCCGGAGCGCTCATCACCGCCACTTTCGCTGCCGAGCAAGGACGCGATGTGTTTGCCGTGCCCGGGAACATCACTGCCCCACAGAGCAAGGGAACTAACCGGTTGATCCGCGATGGCGCTCAGCCGCTGCTTAATCCACAGGATGTGCTGGAAGCCCTCAACCTGACCATGGTTACTGAGCACCAGGCAGCGCGTGTGAGCCTGCCTACCGATCCGGTGGAGGTCAGCCTTTACAAGCTGCTCTCGCAGCAGCCCATGTACGTGGACGAGATCCGCATGCAAGCTGGCATGCCCATTGAGACCGTCTCAGCCACCCTGGCAATGATGGAGCTAAAGGGCATGGTACGCCAGGTGGGTGGCATGAATTACGTTGCGGTCAGAGAAGAAACTGGAAATTACGAAGCCTGA
- a CDS encoding type I DNA topoisomerase, whose translation MDAYCVKCRTKREITDPQPVFTTNGTPASKGTCPVCGTTLFRMGNTPAHEGLIAPKKGENRKGKLVIVESPAKARTVGRFLGKGYTVKASVGHVRDLLHSQLSVDVEHDFAPKYRVPNEKRPVVKEIQALAKSHAEIYLATDPDREGEAIAWHLLESAKIEQKRTQRVVFHEITEPAIAEAFAHPRGIDMDLVDAQQARRILDRLVGYNLSPLLWRKVRSRLSAGRVQSVALRLVVEREREIEAFNPVEYWSIAAELRPEKLKETFIAKLAKVDEADPVLGKQAEVQPILEDMEASSYIISRIKRGERRRKPSAPFTTSTMQQEASRRLGYTARRTMALAQQLYEGIDLGEGAVGLITYMRTDSTNVAETAQAEAREFIAERYGNSFLPPEPPKYATKAKGAQEAHEAVRPTSVMRQPDSIKEFLNRDQLRLYQLIWQRFVASQMESAVFDTLSVEVTGKSPAHEYLLRASGSTVKFVGFLVVYEEAKDEDQVSEEEENARIPAGIAEGQNQKLVKLLPEQHFTQPPPRYTEATLVRTLEEYGIGRPSTYAPILGTIQQRGYVVRDAKRLSPTETGVLVNDLITEHFPEVVDYGFTAKMEEDLDLIAEGKRDWVSSIREFYEPFAEQVVLAEKQMPELNMGPEPIGRMCPDCGKELVIRYGRYGKFISCSGFPDCRHTEAWLEKIGVTCPKDGGDIVSRKTRKGRTFYGCANYPSCDFTSWKLPLSHHCPECGGMLVVANKNQAQCLSCETVFPLDQVTVEEAVEVEK comes from the coding sequence TTGGATGCTTATTGTGTAAAATGTCGCACGAAACGCGAGATTACAGATCCCCAGCCGGTCTTTACCACTAACGGTACCCCGGCTTCGAAGGGCACCTGCCCGGTGTGTGGGACGACCCTGTTCCGCATGGGCAATACCCCAGCCCACGAAGGCTTGATCGCTCCCAAGAAGGGTGAAAACCGCAAGGGCAAGCTGGTCATTGTCGAAAGCCCTGCCAAAGCGCGCACAGTAGGGCGCTTCCTCGGCAAAGGCTACACCGTCAAGGCCTCGGTGGGGCATGTGCGCGACCTGCTGCATTCGCAGCTTTCGGTGGACGTAGAGCACGACTTTGCCCCCAAATACCGGGTGCCTAATGAGAAACGCCCAGTGGTTAAAGAGATCCAGGCCCTGGCTAAGTCACATGCTGAGATCTACCTGGCTACCGACCCCGACCGCGAGGGCGAGGCGATTGCCTGGCATTTGCTCGAGTCAGCCAAGATCGAGCAAAAACGCACCCAGCGCGTGGTGTTTCACGAGATCACTGAGCCCGCCATTGCCGAAGCGTTCGCTCACCCACGCGGCATCGACATGGATCTGGTGGATGCCCAGCAAGCCCGCCGTATCCTCGACCGTTTGGTAGGCTACAACCTGAGCCCGCTGTTATGGCGCAAGGTACGCAGCCGCCTCTCAGCCGGGCGCGTCCAGTCGGTGGCATTACGCCTGGTGGTTGAACGCGAGCGTGAGATCGAGGCTTTCAATCCAGTCGAGTATTGGTCGATCGCTGCCGAGCTGCGCCCTGAGAAGCTCAAGGAAACCTTTATTGCCAAGTTGGCCAAGGTCGATGAAGCCGACCCTGTGCTGGGGAAACAGGCAGAAGTCCAGCCGATCCTGGAGGACATGGAAGCTTCGAGCTATATCATTTCCAGGATCAAGCGAGGCGAGCGGCGGCGCAAACCCTCCGCGCCCTTCACCACCAGCACCATGCAGCAGGAAGCCTCCCGCCGCCTGGGCTATACCGCCCGGCGCACTATGGCATTGGCCCAGCAACTTTACGAGGGCATTGACCTGGGTGAAGGTGCCGTGGGCCTCATCACTTATATGCGTACCGACTCGACTAATGTGGCCGAGACTGCTCAGGCGGAAGCCAGGGAATTTATCGCCGAGCGATACGGGAATAGCTTCCTGCCCCCTGAACCGCCCAAATATGCCACTAAAGCCAAAGGCGCCCAGGAAGCACATGAGGCTGTCCGCCCGACTTCCGTCATGCGCCAACCCGACAGCATCAAGGAGTTCCTGAACCGCGATCAGCTCAGGCTGTATCAATTAATCTGGCAGCGCTTCGTTGCCTCCCAGATGGAATCAGCCGTATTCGACACCCTTTCGGTGGAAGTGACTGGAAAATCTCCTGCACACGAGTACCTGCTGCGCGCCTCCGGTTCAACGGTCAAGTTCGTTGGCTTCCTGGTGGTGTATGAAGAAGCCAAAGATGAAGACCAGGTTTCGGAAGAGGAGGAGAATGCCCGCATCCCGGCCGGCATTGCCGAAGGTCAGAATCAGAAGCTGGTGAAATTACTCCCAGAGCAGCACTTCACCCAACCCCCACCTCGCTACACCGAAGCCACCCTGGTGCGCACCCTGGAGGAGTATGGCATTGGTCGACCTTCCACCTACGCACCCATCCTAGGCACCATCCAGCAGCGCGGTTACGTAGTGCGTGATGCCAAGCGCCTTTCCCCCACCGAGACCGGCGTGCTGGTGAACGATCTGATCACCGAGCATTTCCCCGAGGTGGTAGATTACGGTTTCACCGCTAAAATGGAAGAAGACCTTGACCTGATCGCCGAAGGCAAGCGTGATTGGGTTTCTTCAATACGAGAATTCTACGAGCCGTTTGCCGAGCAGGTAGTATTGGCTGAGAAGCAGATGCCCGAGTTGAATATGGGTCCTGAACCCATCGGCAGGATGTGCCCTGACTGTGGCAAAGAGCTGGTCATTCGCTACGGGCGCTATGGCAAGTTCATTAGCTGCAGCGGATTCCCCGATTGCCGCCATACCGAAGCCTGGCTGGAGAAGATCGGGGTAACCTGCCCAAAGGACGGCGGAGATATCGTGTCCCGTAAGACCCGTAAAGGCCGCACGTTCTATGGCTGCGCCAACTACCCGAGCTGCGACTTCACTTCCTGGAAGTTGCCCCTCTCTCACCACTGCCCTGAGTGCGGAGGCATGCTGGTGGTGGCTAATAAGAATCAAGCCCAGTGCTTGTCATGCGAAACAGTCTTCCCCCTTGACCAGGTCACTGTGGAAGAGGCCGTCGAAGTGGAGAAATAA
- a CDS encoding DUF1015 domain-containing protein → MKTYPHLAVQLPDVYLPRPGIDLTKWAVIACDQFTSQPEYWCKVEEVVGSAPSTLNMIFPEVYLEQPGAEERIRHIQQSMTDYLAGDLLRPFSGLVYVERQVGGKLRRGLVLALDLEQYDYNKGSHSLIRATEGTIIERLPPRMRIREGAQLELPHILVLIDDPDRSVIEPVGKAKAQLKELYDFELMAGSGHLNGYLVNEPKIEGGVIAALERLADPGVFRKKYDLEGNQPVLLFAMGDGNHSLATAKAIWEKNKASVGMDHPSRFALVEIENVHDEGLEFAPIHRVIFGLKQDLLGDLQRCYQPGCSYIACDDQAEMMDKVNQATGRPQTIGVISPQGCGVLEISNPASNLPVGTLQIFLDEFMKKGGAEKIDYVHGEEVVCQLGALPGHTAFYLPGMDKSDLYKTVILDGALPRKTFSMGEAYEKRFYMECRKIA, encoded by the coding sequence ATGAAAACGTATCCCCACCTTGCCGTACAGCTCCCGGATGTATACCTGCCGCGCCCGGGGATAGACCTGACAAAATGGGCTGTGATCGCTTGCGACCAATTCACTTCGCAGCCGGAGTATTGGTGTAAGGTTGAAGAAGTCGTTGGGAGCGCCCCCTCGACTCTCAACATGATCTTCCCGGAGGTGTATCTCGAGCAGCCTGGAGCGGAAGAGCGGATCCGGCACATCCAGCAAAGCATGACGGATTATCTGGCCGGTGACCTGCTGAGGCCATTTTCGGGCCTGGTGTACGTTGAACGGCAGGTGGGAGGCAAATTACGCCGCGGGCTGGTGCTCGCCCTTGACCTGGAGCAATATGATTACAACAAGGGCTCGCACTCACTCATCCGCGCCACCGAGGGGACTATCATCGAACGACTGCCGCCGCGCATGCGCATCCGGGAAGGTGCCCAGCTCGAGCTGCCGCATATCCTGGTGCTGATTGACGACCCTGACCGCTCAGTGATCGAGCCGGTGGGAAAAGCCAAGGCCCAGCTGAAAGAGCTGTATGATTTTGAGCTAATGGCTGGCTCCGGCCACCTGAACGGATACCTGGTAAATGAGCCGAAAATCGAAGGTGGGGTAATCGCCGCCCTGGAGCGCCTGGCCGATCCGGGAGTTTTCCGGAAGAAATATGATCTGGAAGGGAACCAACCCGTACTGCTCTTCGCCATGGGCGATGGCAACCATTCGCTGGCTACCGCCAAGGCCATCTGGGAGAAGAACAAGGCCAGCGTGGGGATGGACCACCCCTCAAGATTTGCCTTAGTGGAAATCGAGAATGTCCACGATGAGGGCTTGGAGTTCGCACCGATCCACCGGGTGATTTTCGGGCTGAAGCAAGACCTCCTGGGCGACTTGCAGCGCTGCTATCAACCAGGCTGCTCCTATATCGCTTGCGATGACCAGGCTGAGATGATGGACAAGGTGAACCAGGCGACGGGTAGACCCCAGACGATTGGGGTAATCTCTCCCCAGGGTTGCGGTGTGTTGGAAATCAGCAACCCCGCCTCCAACTTACCCGTAGGCACCCTGCAGATCTTCCTAGATGAATTTATGAAAAAAGGCGGGGCAGAAAAAATTGACTATGTCCACGGTGAAGAGGTGGTGTGCCAGCTGGGCGCACTGCCAGGGCATACAGCATTCTATCTGCCCGGCATGGATAAAAGTGACCTGTATAAAACCGTGATTCTGGACGGTGCCCTGCCCCGTAAGACTTTCTCCATGGGAGAAGCCTATGAGAAGCGTTTCTACATGGAGTGCCGAAAAATTGCTTGA
- a CDS encoding DegV family protein, whose protein sequence is MSKIALVTDSTSYIPKDLVDKYQINVAPQILIWGEESFEDGVNILPSEFYTRLKKATVMPSTSQVTVTKFQEIFQRLLEQEYQVLAILIADKLSGTINSAVQAKAMLPADAPIEICDSNTTAMAMGFHVLTVARAIEQGASLPECVRLAQEATKLTGVYFAVDTLEFLHRGGRIGTGSRFLGTALNIKPILEVRNGAVEAVERVRTRRKSLSRIIELVEQQIGGRTPVRLATLHANSPEDARIVLEEANQKLGAVESIFSEVSPVIGTHAGPGTVGLAFMAGM, encoded by the coding sequence ATGTCTAAAATAGCGCTTGTCACCGACAGCACCAGTTATATTCCCAAGGATCTGGTCGATAAATATCAAATCAATGTCGCCCCGCAGATACTGATCTGGGGCGAAGAGAGCTTCGAAGACGGGGTAAATATCCTGCCTTCGGAATTTTACACACGCTTGAAAAAGGCCACCGTCATGCCTTCCACCTCACAGGTGACCGTGACGAAATTTCAAGAAATCTTCCAGCGGCTGCTTGAGCAGGAGTATCAGGTGCTGGCTATCCTGATTGCCGACAAGCTCTCGGGGACGATTAACTCAGCTGTTCAGGCTAAGGCCATGCTCCCGGCTGATGCACCCATCGAAATCTGCGATTCCAACACCACGGCTATGGCCATGGGATTTCACGTATTGACGGTCGCCAGGGCGATTGAACAAGGCGCCAGCTTACCAGAATGCGTACGGTTGGCTCAGGAGGCGACCAAACTCACTGGGGTGTACTTTGCCGTAGACACGCTTGAATTCCTGCACCGCGGGGGGAGGATTGGCACCGGTAGCCGCTTCCTGGGAACTGCTTTGAATATAAAACCCATTCTGGAAGTACGTAACGGGGCCGTGGAAGCCGTGGAACGTGTGCGAACGCGCCGAAAATCGCTCAGCCGCATCATCGAGCTGGTGGAGCAGCAAATCGGTGGGCGAACACCCGTCCGTCTGGCTACCTTGCACGCCAATTCCCCGGAGGATGCCCGGATTGTGCTCGAGGAAGCTAATCAAAAGTTAGGCGCTGTGGAGAGTATCTTTTCCGAGGTCAGCCCGGTGATCGGCACACATGCCGGGCCTGGAACGGTTGGGCTGGCTTTCATGGCTGGAATGTAA